The proteins below come from a single Acetomicrobium sp. S15 = DSM 107314 genomic window:
- the citF gene encoding citrate lyase subunit alpha, which yields MVKNAAGRLVPTELSGIGSVRPFAGVTGVTTSPTFNAIAAVKRDVIPINTNKVAPDLRAAIERSGLRDGMTISFHHHLRNGDRVISQVLAELDNMGFKDLTLVSSALLECHDFVVDYINSGLIRQICASIRGAVGDYYQTKNEYLPPVVIRTHGGRARAVEEGSISIDVAFVAASACDKCGNMTGISGPSAFGSLGYGIHDARFARHVIAVTDNLVEFPLTPRISIPQYLVHQVVVLDSIGDPRELATGSIRVTKSPTQLALAYHAYELIVASGAIRPGFSYQAGGGGISMAVTQYVRAYMQQKGVAGSFALGGITADMVPLLEEGLFKALYDVQSFDPAMGASMLRNSTHYEIDASWYANPFNAGCMTHQLDVAVLGALDVDVDFNVNLLTGHNGRLRSGMGGHPDAAAGAALTVVVLPSFRKGLPSIKKNVQTICTPGACVDAIVTERGVCISPRREDLLKLALKGGVRVIDIEKLRMETETLTGCMDPIGFDESRIAAIVEYRDGSILDVIYGLKC from the coding sequence ATGGTAAAAAACGCAGCCGGACGCTTAGTCCCTACTGAGCTGTCAGGGATAGGTAGCGTTCGTCCGTTCGCTGGAGTAACAGGAGTTACTACGTCTCCTACCTTCAATGCTATTGCGGCAGTCAAGCGTGATGTGATTCCAATTAACACAAATAAAGTAGCGCCTGACCTGCGAGCAGCTATTGAGCGTTCTGGTCTTCGCGACGGAATGACTATCAGTTTTCATCATCATCTAAGAAATGGCGATAGAGTGATTTCTCAAGTACTGGCAGAGCTTGACAATATGGGATTTAAGGATCTTACGCTGGTAAGTTCAGCGTTATTAGAGTGTCATGACTTTGTAGTGGATTATATCAACTCTGGTTTGATCCGACAGATTTGTGCCTCCATTCGAGGTGCTGTGGGTGACTATTATCAGACTAAGAATGAATATCTCCCACCCGTTGTTATCCGAACCCATGGCGGCCGCGCTCGAGCTGTAGAGGAGGGATCCATATCTATCGATGTGGCTTTTGTGGCCGCCTCTGCATGTGATAAGTGCGGCAACATGACTGGCATAAGTGGCCCCTCGGCGTTTGGTTCTTTAGGTTATGGCATTCATGACGCCCGTTTTGCCAGACATGTAATCGCAGTTACTGATAATTTAGTCGAATTCCCCCTGACTCCCCGTATTTCCATCCCACAATATTTAGTACACCAAGTGGTAGTGTTGGATTCTATCGGTGACCCTCGAGAGTTGGCTACTGGATCGATACGCGTCACCAAAAGCCCTACACAGTTGGCATTGGCTTATCATGCCTATGAACTAATCGTTGCCTCTGGCGCCATTCGTCCTGGTTTTTCCTATCAGGCCGGTGGAGGGGGGATCTCCATGGCAGTGACGCAATATGTGCGTGCATATATGCAGCAAAAAGGGGTTGCAGGCAGTTTTGCTCTTGGTGGCATCACTGCCGATATGGTTCCCTTACTGGAAGAAGGTCTATTTAAGGCTCTTTACGATGTTCAGAGTTTCGACCCAGCTATGGGGGCTTCTATGCTTCGAAATTCTACCCATTATGAAATTGATGCCTCTTGGTATGCGAATCCCTTCAATGCCGGATGCATGACCCATCAACTCGACGTAGCCGTTTTAGGTGCCCTTGATGTCGACGTGGATTTTAACGTCAACCTTTTGACTGGTCATAATGGGCGTTTGCGTAGCGGGATGGGGGGCCATCCCGATGCAGCAGCTGGTGCGGCGTTAACTGTAGTAGTCTTGCCTAGCTTCCGTAAGGGATTGCCTTCTATCAAAAAGAATGTCCAAACCATCTGTACCCCCGGCGCGTGCGTAGATGCGATTGTTACCGAACGAGGCGTATGTATCAGCCCACGCAGGGAGGACCTTCTGAAGTTAGCCCTTAAAGGTGGCGTTCGCGTGATCGATATTGAAAAACTACGTATGGAAACAGAAACTCTTACTGGCTGTATGGATCCAATTGGATTTGACGAATCGCGGATTGCTGCGATAGTGGAGTATCGTGATGGCTCAATCCTCGATGTTATATATGGACTGAAATGCTGA
- a CDS encoding N-acyl-D-amino-acid deacylase family protein, producing MYDVLIKGGTVIDGTGAPGFISDVAISGSKIASIARRIEEGAKTVIDAGGLCVTPGFIDTHSHSDLMLLDNPHLEEKVRQGVTTEILGQDGLGLAPLTSAGAKEMLQEHLAGLLGTPNIEWDWSSFAEYLKQYSRKGIINNIGALASHGAVRIAVMGMEDRHASRDELNRMKEILDECMCSGALGLSTGLIYPPCCYAAFDELVELCKVVAGRSGALVVHVRNEADSIMDAHREMLDVSRASGVHLHISHLKTIGKNNWGRAKEILDNLENHKKEGLAITADQYPYIAGSTALSACLPPWVHAGGAHMLLSRLSDPAEREKIKESFAHPTPSWEDRGKREGWENVIVSSVGSNNPAIVGKSIAAIAAERGCDPIAAVIDIVLEEKNKATMVVFQNCEESLIEVMKRPWVMVGTDGIYGSGKPHPRLFGTFPRILGKYVREEKVLFIEEAVKKMTGLPAAAFRLTDRGVLKEGLAADVVVFDPLRVADRATFEEPRQYPDGIAHVLVNGIPVISDGKPTGDLPGQVLTAK from the coding sequence ATGTATGACGTGCTGATCAAGGGCGGCACCGTAATAGACGGCACAGGTGCCCCGGGCTTTATCTCCGACGTGGCTATTTCAGGCAGCAAGATCGCCTCGATTGCCAGACGCATAGAGGAAGGAGCCAAAACCGTCATCGATGCTGGTGGGCTCTGTGTAACTCCTGGGTTTATCGACACGCATAGCCACAGTGACTTAATGCTTCTCGACAATCCCCATTTGGAGGAAAAGGTAAGGCAGGGGGTTACCACGGAAATATTGGGCCAAGACGGCCTGGGTTTAGCTCCTCTCACTTCCGCTGGTGCGAAGGAGATGCTTCAAGAGCATTTGGCAGGGCTTTTGGGCACGCCAAATATCGAATGGGATTGGAGTTCTTTTGCCGAATACCTAAAACAGTATAGCAGGAAGGGGATCATCAATAACATAGGAGCACTTGCGAGCCACGGCGCCGTGCGCATAGCTGTCATGGGCATGGAAGATCGTCATGCCTCTCGAGACGAGTTAAACAGGATGAAAGAAATCTTGGATGAGTGCATGTGTTCTGGTGCGCTCGGGCTTTCTACGGGTCTCATATATCCTCCCTGCTGCTATGCCGCCTTTGATGAGCTCGTAGAGTTGTGCAAGGTTGTGGCAGGACGCTCCGGCGCCCTGGTAGTTCACGTCCGTAACGAAGCCGACAGCATAATGGACGCCCATCGCGAGATGCTTGATGTATCCCGCGCGTCCGGTGTACACCTCCACATATCGCATCTGAAGACCATCGGCAAAAACAATTGGGGGAGAGCAAAGGAAATTTTGGACAATCTGGAAAATCATAAGAAAGAAGGGTTAGCGATAACAGCCGACCAATATCCATATATAGCCGGCTCCACAGCCCTTTCGGCCTGTCTGCCGCCATGGGTACACGCCGGCGGCGCTCATATGCTCCTGTCACGCTTGAGCGATCCAGCAGAGAGGGAAAAGATCAAGGAATCGTTCGCTCACCCTACGCCTTCCTGGGAGGACCGGGGAAAGAGAGAAGGATGGGAGAACGTGATCGTATCCTCCGTGGGAAGCAACAACCCCGCGATCGTGGGCAAGAGCATAGCTGCTATCGCTGCAGAACGCGGCTGTGATCCCATCGCCGCCGTCATAGACATCGTATTGGAGGAAAAGAACAAGGCTACCATGGTCGTCTTCCAGAACTGCGAGGAAAGCCTCATCGAGGTCATGAAGAGGCCCTGGGTTATGGTTGGAACAGACGGCATATACGGCTCGGGGAAGCCTCACCCGAGACTTTTCGGGACGTTCCCGAGGATATTAGGCAAATACGTCCGGGAGGAGAAGGTGCTTTTCATCGAAGAAGCCGTCAAAAAGATGACGGGCCTTCCTGCTGCTGCCTTTCGCCTGACAGACCGCGGCGTGCTAAAAGAAGGACTTGCCGCCGATGTTGTGGTTTTTGACCCCCTTCGTGTTGCCGATCGCGCCACCTTCGAGGAGCCGCGGCAATATCCGGATGGCATCGCGCATGTCCTGGTAAACGGCATTCCAGTCATATCCGATGGAAAGCCCACAGGCGATCTACCCGGCCAAGTGCTAACCGCGAAATGA
- a CDS encoding citrate lyase acyl carrier protein: MVLHTVQAGSSEKCDCLVMVEPAERTEWIYRGENSQLFATRTDTLIREILARYGMPKVRLAVEDFGALTFVICARIEVALERALEGKMPDGIKA, encoded by the coding sequence ATGGTTTTACATACAGTGCAGGCTGGTTCCAGCGAAAAGTGCGACTGCCTCGTTATGGTCGAGCCGGCTGAAAGGACAGAGTGGATTTATAGGGGTGAAAACAGTCAGCTTTTTGCTACTCGTACTGATACACTGATTCGAGAAATTTTAGCGCGTTATGGCATGCCGAAGGTTCGTTTGGCGGTAGAAGATTTTGGCGCCTTGACTTTTGTGATTTGTGCCAGGATAGAGGTAGCACTTGAGCGAGCGCTGGAAGGAAAGATGCCAGATGGCATTAAAGCTTAA
- a CDS encoding TRAP transporter permease — protein sequence MSSPVSIITPSNTTNRTTATQAGKQRLLMGPVGKLITVLAVSLAVFQLYTAFFGLLPTMQQRSFHVAFVLFMIFLLYPASKNSPRNRASLLDWFLAIASAGCALYVFFGYESIALRAGITYGYEIVLGGIFTALVFEAGRRVLGYILPCFCSLFLLFAYFGRSMPGPLQHFGLSVPRIIEELYLTTDGLFGLVTGVSATYIYLFILFGAFLKVTNTADFFNDIAMALTGHRKGGPAKIAVVSSALMGTISGSTSANVATTGTFTIPLMKQIGYPSHFAAAVEAAASSGGQIMPPVMGAAAFIIADALSISYTKVILAAIIPAFLYFWGIWCSLSLEASRLGLQGLSKDTLPKAGKVFLNSGYKAIPLFIIVYFLVKGYNPLYSGCWGIISCVLLSFVKKSDRLSVKALISALESGSKVALSVAMACIIVGVAVGMMGATGIALRIGDAILALTQGHLIFTLIMAMILSVLLGMGMPSTASYVMASVVAAPAMVLLGVNPLDAHMFVFFYAVLSTVTPPVCVGAYTAAGIAGSDPNRTAFTAVKLALPGFIVPFIFVLAPEILLTNVTSWITTTQAVVTAIIGVFLLASASENYMMAPLHWYERLLALTGSLVLLYPGILSDICGLIILLLLYLLTKQRARISSYSLQ from the coding sequence ATGAGTTCTCCTGTTTCCATTATTACGCCATCTAATACCACCAATAGAACTACTGCTACCCAAGCAGGAAAGCAGCGCCTTTTAATGGGCCCTGTAGGCAAGCTCATTACGGTGTTGGCGGTTTCCCTTGCAGTTTTTCAACTCTATACAGCTTTTTTTGGGCTCTTGCCTACCATGCAGCAGCGTAGCTTTCACGTGGCTTTTGTATTATTTATGATCTTTTTGTTGTATCCAGCTTCGAAAAATTCGCCACGAAATCGAGCGTCTCTCTTGGATTGGTTTTTGGCTATAGCTTCAGCTGGTTGTGCCCTTTATGTCTTTTTTGGCTACGAGAGCATAGCCTTGCGTGCAGGTATAACCTATGGCTATGAAATAGTCCTTGGTGGAATCTTCACGGCTTTAGTTTTTGAGGCTGGACGCCGAGTCTTAGGTTATATTCTCCCCTGTTTCTGTTCTTTATTTTTACTCTTTGCCTATTTTGGACGTTCTATGCCCGGCCCGCTTCAGCACTTTGGGCTGTCGGTACCCCGTATTATTGAAGAACTCTATCTTACCACCGATGGCCTTTTTGGTTTGGTAACAGGTGTTTCTGCCACTTACATTTATCTGTTTATTTTGTTTGGAGCCTTTTTGAAGGTAACCAATACAGCGGATTTTTTCAATGACATCGCCATGGCTCTTACGGGACATCGTAAAGGTGGGCCGGCAAAGATTGCTGTGGTGTCTAGCGCCCTTATGGGAACCATTAGCGGTAGTACCTCGGCTAATGTGGCTACTACTGGCACTTTTACAATTCCGCTGATGAAACAAATTGGATATCCGTCTCACTTTGCTGCAGCCGTAGAGGCAGCAGCTTCATCTGGTGGTCAAATCATGCCTCCTGTCATGGGTGCCGCGGCGTTCATAATTGCAGATGCCCTCAGTATCTCCTATACTAAGGTCATTTTGGCTGCGATTATTCCTGCCTTTCTTTATTTCTGGGGTATTTGGTGTTCTCTCAGTCTTGAGGCTTCTCGACTTGGACTCCAAGGCCTTTCCAAGGATACATTACCCAAGGCTGGCAAAGTGTTCTTAAATAGCGGTTATAAAGCAATTCCTCTGTTTATCATAGTTTACTTTCTTGTAAAAGGGTATAATCCGCTTTATTCAGGATGCTGGGGCATTATCAGCTGCGTGCTCCTTAGTTTTGTGAAGAAATCTGATCGTCTGAGCGTGAAGGCACTGATATCTGCTTTAGAGAGTGGTTCCAAGGTAGCTCTTTCAGTTGCTATGGCTTGTATTATTGTCGGAGTAGCAGTTGGCATGATGGGAGCTACCGGCATTGCCTTGCGTATCGGTGACGCCATTCTTGCCTTAACTCAGGGACATTTGATATTTACACTGATAATGGCAATGATTCTTTCCGTACTTCTTGGTATGGGAATGCCCTCAACGGCCAGCTATGTCATGGCTAGTGTAGTAGCAGCCCCTGCTATGGTCTTGTTAGGTGTTAATCCTTTGGATGCCCATATGTTTGTATTCTTTTATGCTGTGTTGTCTACGGTAACTCCTCCGGTTTGCGTGGGAGCCTATACTGCTGCTGGCATTGCCGGATCAGATCCAAACAGGACAGCCTTTACTGCTGTAAAGTTAGCACTGCCTGGTTTTATTGTTCCTTTTATTTTTGTCTTGGCTCCTGAGATCTTGTTGACCAACGTTACCAGCTGGATTACTACGACACAGGCCGTGGTCACAGCCATTATCGGTGTGTTTTTGTTAGCCTCCGCCTCGGAAAACTACATGATGGCTCCTCTACATTGGTATGAACGTTTGTTAGCTTTGACAGGTTCGTTGGTATTGCTTTATCCTGGTATACTTTCGGATATTTGCGGGTTAATAATTTTGCTTCTCCTTTATCTACTCACAAAGCAACGAGCGCGGATATCGTCATATTCTCTACAATAA
- the ilvD gene encoding dihydroxy-acid dehydratase, translating into MTSRKHQVLEGVTGAYPRQMFRAAGYTDEDINKPVIAVVSAYSEIHPGCMHLKTLAEHVKAGVWSAGGVPVEFHTISICDGWAQGAGMHYVLPSRELMAAEIETMIGGHIDLFDGAVFLASCDKSPAAMLMAAARINLPSIFLPAGPMVPGKFLGKEWVMCDIKEGMGKVSVGAMSDEEFIQVESESCPTAGVCAMMGTGSTMGCVIEALGMALPGAATVPAVSSGRLRLAKYTGRRAVALVEEGVRPRDIMTAKAFENAIKFVLATGGSSNAVLHLPAIAAEAGISIPLEMFDSLSRKTPCIAKFKPAAQFNVKDLHEAGGVGAVMKELSPLLNLEVLTVTGMCLGELLEKAKIVRRDVIRPLDDPISHEGGLAVLKGNLAPEGAIVKQSGVDPKMMVHTGPAKVFDSEEDVRESLLGKTVKPGDVLVVRYEGPKGGPGMRELSIPAALIVGMGLGDSVAMITDGRFSGATRGPCIGHVSPEAADGGPIAALRDGDVIDIDIPNRKLNVRLSDTEIEERLKCATPRRPYRRFPGGYLDIYRAMVGSSSQGAVMRGKEDKDAL; encoded by the coding sequence ATGACGAGTCGAAAACATCAGGTTCTTGAAGGAGTCACCGGAGCTTATCCGCGGCAGATGTTCAGGGCTGCCGGATATACGGACGAGGATATAAACAAGCCCGTAATAGCCGTAGTGAGCGCCTATAGCGAGATTCACCCTGGGTGCATGCATTTAAAGACCTTGGCCGAGCACGTGAAAGCCGGTGTGTGGAGCGCCGGTGGCGTGCCTGTCGAGTTTCACACGATTTCTATCTGTGACGGATGGGCTCAAGGGGCAGGAATGCATTATGTCCTACCCAGCCGAGAGCTCATGGCCGCGGAAATAGAGACTATGATAGGTGGCCACATAGACCTCTTTGACGGGGCGGTGTTTTTGGCCTCCTGCGACAAGTCCCCTGCGGCCATGCTTATGGCCGCCGCGCGAATAAACCTCCCCTCTATATTCTTGCCCGCCGGCCCCATGGTGCCGGGGAAATTTTTGGGCAAGGAATGGGTGATGTGCGACATAAAAGAGGGCATGGGAAAGGTCAGCGTGGGAGCCATGAGCGATGAAGAGTTCATCCAGGTCGAGTCTGAAAGTTGCCCCACTGCCGGCGTATGCGCCATGATGGGAACGGGCAGCACCATGGGATGTGTCATAGAGGCCTTAGGTATGGCCCTCCCCGGGGCTGCTACTGTGCCGGCTGTCTCTTCGGGTCGCCTGAGGCTCGCAAAATACACCGGCAGGCGCGCCGTAGCGTTGGTTGAGGAAGGCGTAAGGCCGAGGGATATAATGACAGCAAAGGCCTTCGAGAACGCCATTAAGTTTGTATTAGCCACGGGCGGTTCATCGAACGCCGTGTTGCATCTGCCAGCTATTGCCGCGGAGGCTGGCATATCTATACCGCTTGAAATGTTCGACAGTTTAAGCCGTAAGACGCCGTGCATAGCGAAGTTTAAGCCCGCAGCGCAGTTTAACGTCAAGGACTTACACGAAGCGGGCGGCGTAGGCGCGGTGATGAAGGAGCTTTCCCCTCTTCTCAATCTCGAGGTGCTCACCGTTACCGGCATGTGCCTCGGCGAGCTCCTGGAAAAGGCCAAAATCGTGAGGAGAGATGTGATTCGTCCGTTGGACGATCCCATAAGCCACGAAGGAGGACTTGCTGTACTTAAGGGAAACCTCGCCCCTGAAGGCGCCATCGTAAAACAAAGCGGGGTTGACCCCAAAATGATGGTCCACACCGGGCCGGCCAAGGTGTTTGACAGCGAGGAGGACGTGAGGGAGTCGCTTCTGGGCAAGACGGTAAAGCCAGGCGACGTACTCGTGGTGCGGTACGAAGGTCCCAAGGGAGGGCCTGGCATGAGGGAGCTTTCCATACCTGCCGCGCTCATCGTCGGCATGGGTCTGGGTGACTCGGTCGCCATGATTACGGATGGCAGGTTTTCCGGCGCCACGAGGGGGCCGTGTATCGGCCATGTGTCCCCAGAGGCTGCGGATGGTGGTCCCATAGCTGCCCTCAGGGATGGCGACGTGATCGACATAGACATCCCGAACAGGAAGCTCAATGTGCGACTTTCGGATACCGAAATAGAAGAGCGCCTCAAATGCGCCACGCCGCGCAGGCCCTATAGGCGTTTCCCAGGCGGATATCTCGATATCTACAGGGCAATGGTGGGGTCTTCTTCCCAAGGTGCCGTTATGAGAGGGAAGGAAGATAAGGATGCTCTCTAA
- a CDS encoding HpcH/HpaI aldolase/citrate lyase family protein — MALKLKRSLLFVPGNNPAMLQSCASLGADCVILDLEDAVAPRHKDEARRLVTYALRCLSFGDVGKVVRINDVSTPWWEADLIEVVPANPDVIRLPKVESTDDICTVDRKISELERANGLPEGGIGLHILLESARAVENVANLVRSCSRVKGIGLGEQDLMADMGIRRTLSGEELAYVKSRVVLAAKAARIDCFDSVYTDIDNMEGLLASTKLAAAMGFAGKSAIHPSQIRVINEGFYPPEEILFHAMDVIAAAKVARAEGRGVFSVNGKMVDGPVIRQAIHVLAQAGIPCDPEEVLP; from the coding sequence ATGGCATTAAAGCTTAAGCGTTCATTGCTTTTTGTCCCAGGTAATAACCCAGCCATGCTACAAAGTTGTGCTTCTCTGGGCGCTGATTGTGTAATTCTTGACTTGGAGGATGCCGTGGCCCCAAGGCATAAAGATGAAGCTCGACGCCTTGTAACCTATGCGCTGCGTTGTCTTTCTTTTGGCGATGTTGGGAAAGTGGTTAGAATTAACGATGTGTCTACTCCATGGTGGGAGGCGGATTTGATAGAGGTTGTTCCGGCAAATCCTGATGTGATTCGCTTGCCGAAAGTTGAGTCTACAGATGACATATGTACGGTTGATAGAAAAATATCAGAGCTCGAGAGGGCTAATGGGTTGCCTGAGGGCGGTATTGGCCTTCACATCCTGCTGGAATCGGCACGAGCCGTAGAGAATGTAGCAAATTTAGTGCGCAGTTGTTCTCGCGTAAAAGGTATTGGATTGGGTGAACAGGACTTAATGGCTGATATGGGCATTCGAAGGACATTGTCTGGTGAAGAATTAGCTTATGTAAAAAGTCGTGTAGTTTTAGCAGCAAAAGCAGCGAGGATCGATTGTTTTGACTCCGTTTACACGGACATTGACAATATGGAAGGTCTACTGGCCAGCACCAAGTTGGCTGCAGCGATGGGTTTTGCTGGCAAGTCAGCAATTCATCCTTCTCAGATTCGAGTTATTAACGAAGGTTTTTATCCTCCTGAGGAGATTTTGTTCCACGCTATGGATGTGATTGCCGCGGCGAAGGTAGCTCGTGCAGAAGGGCGTGGCGTCTTCAGCGTTAACGGAAAGATGGTAGATGGTCCAGTTATCCGTCAAGCTATACACGTGTTGGCGCAAGCTGGCATTCCTTGTGATCCCGAGGAGGTATTGCCGTGA
- a CDS encoding SDR family NAD(P)-dependent oxidoreductase, whose protein sequence is MLSKDYRGLFDLTDKIAAVTGGAGGLGREAVLALGQHGCHVTVVDLDTSKVRHLESDFGAMGRDISFFDADITRSGQVSQVFDDIMKTYGKLDILVNMAGINKRLPVVEFPEEDWDKIMNVNLKGTFLCCKEAAKIMKAQGHGKIINMGSVSSVLGHPNHSAYAASKAGVLLLTKVLAMELAPCGVNVNAIGPAYVETDLTRDYLKVGDHYESIARSIPMGRLGTPEDVAGAIVYLASKASDFVTGTLLLVDGGRCAD, encoded by the coding sequence ATGCTCTCTAAAGATTACAGAGGCCTCTTTGACCTCACGGACAAGATAGCAGCCGTCACTGGTGGAGCCGGCGGCTTAGGCAGAGAAGCAGTTTTGGCCTTGGGGCAGCACGGCTGCCATGTGACGGTTGTGGACTTGGACACATCGAAGGTGCGGCATCTCGAGAGCGACTTCGGTGCCATGGGAAGGGATATATCGTTTTTCGATGCCGATATCACCCGTTCGGGTCAGGTTTCACAGGTTTTCGACGACATAATGAAGACTTACGGCAAGTTGGATATCTTAGTCAACATGGCCGGGATCAACAAGAGGCTTCCCGTAGTGGAGTTCCCGGAAGAAGATTGGGACAAGATCATGAACGTAAACCTGAAGGGGACCTTCTTGTGCTGCAAAGAAGCGGCCAAGATTATGAAGGCTCAGGGGCACGGCAAAATCATAAACATGGGCTCCGTGTCGTCGGTGCTTGGGCATCCCAACCATTCGGCGTATGCGGCAAGCAAAGCCGGTGTTTTGCTTTTGACCAAGGTACTCGCCATGGAACTCGCCCCCTGTGGCGTCAACGTGAACGCCATAGGGCCGGCCTATGTAGAGACCGACCTGACGCGCGATTATCTCAAGGTGGGCGATCATTATGAAAGCATAGCGAGGAGCATACCCATGGGGAGGCTCGGGACCCCCGAGGACGTGGCGGGAGCGATCGTATACCTCGCCTCGAAAGCCTCTGACTTCGTCACGGGTACGCTTCTTTTAGTAGACGGCGGCAGATGTGCCGACTAA
- a CDS encoding electron transfer flavoprotein subunit beta/FixA family protein has protein sequence MNIVVLVKIVPDIEKVTFNVENGTVDRASAPQEVNPFDLNALEEAVKIKEKVGGRVTAVCMGPPEAKEALKDALARGADRAILLSDKKLAGSDTLATSYALSSAIKKLGEFDLILCGEKATDGDTGQVGAETAEHLGIPHAYYVSLLSIEGEKAVVHSEMEDRLLVMEFPLPMLVSVTKDINTPRLPSLKSKLASRKKEVEVWSAVDIGADETKLGFPGSPTMVYKVTFPTEEGRKGLIFKDTNEGVKGIAKALTFFKA, from the coding sequence ATGAATATTGTCGTTCTGGTAAAGATCGTGCCCGATATAGAAAAAGTCACGTTCAACGTGGAAAACGGCACGGTGGACAGGGCTTCCGCACCTCAGGAGGTCAACCCCTTCGACCTGAACGCCCTCGAAGAGGCGGTAAAGATCAAAGAAAAGGTCGGTGGAAGGGTGACAGCCGTGTGTATGGGACCTCCCGAAGCGAAGGAGGCCCTCAAAGATGCCCTGGCGAGGGGCGCCGACAGGGCGATTTTGCTTTCGGACAAGAAGCTGGCCGGCTCTGACACCCTTGCCACCTCATACGCGCTCTCCAGCGCCATAAAAAAGCTGGGCGAATTCGACCTGATATTGTGCGGCGAAAAGGCCACAGACGGCGACACGGGCCAAGTGGGGGCCGAAACAGCGGAGCATTTGGGCATTCCCCACGCCTATTACGTCTCGCTCCTTTCCATCGAAGGAGAAAAAGCCGTCGTGCATTCAGAGATGGAAGACAGGCTCCTCGTCATGGAATTTCCTCTGCCAATGTTAGTCTCCGTGACCAAAGACATAAACACCCCCCGGCTGCCATCGCTTAAAAGCAAGCTCGCTTCCCGCAAAAAGGAGGTAGAGGTATGGTCCGCCGTTGACATAGGAGCAGACGAAACTAAGCTTGGTTTCCCGGGCTCTCCCACGATGGTTTACAAGGTAACGTTTCCCACCGAAGAAGGAAGAAAAGGCCTTATTTTCAAAGACACAAACGAGGGAGTCAAAGGAATAGCCAAAGCCCTCACGTTTTTTAAGGCTTAA